A window of Marmota flaviventris isolate mMarFla1 chromosome 20, mMarFla1.hap1, whole genome shotgun sequence contains these coding sequences:
- the Lrrn1 gene encoding leucine-rich repeat neuronal protein 1, with protein MAGVSLVAAACQLVLGLLVTSFTESSVQNSECPQLCVCEIRPWFTPQSTYREATTVDCNDLRLTRIPSNLSSDTQVLLLQSNNIAKTVDELQQLFNLTELDFSQNNFTNIKEVGLANLTQLTTLHLEENQITEMTDYCLQDLSNLQELYINHNQISTISANAFSGLKNLLRLHLNSNKLKVIDSRWFDSTPNLEILMIGENPVIGILDMNFKPLSNLRSLVLAGMYLTDIPGNALVGLDSLESLSFYDNKLVKVPQLALQKVPNLKFLDLNKNPIHKIQEGDFKNMLRLKELGINNMGELVSVDRYALDNLPELTKLEATNNPKLSYIHRLAFRSVPALESLMLNNNALNAVYQKTVESLPNLREISIHSNPLRCDCVIHWINSNKTNIRFMEPLSMFCAMPPEYRGQQVKEVLIQDSSEQCLPMISHDTFPNHLNMEIGTTVFLDCRAMAEPEPEIYWVTPIGNKITVDTLSEKYKLSSEGTLEIANIQIEDSGRYTCVAQNVQGADTRVATIKVNGTLLDGTQVLKIYVKQTESHSILVSWKVNSNVMTSNLKWSSATMKIDNPHITYTARVPVDVHEYNLTHLQPSTDYEVCLTVSNIHQQTQKSCVNVTTKTAAFALDISDQETSTALAAVMGSMFAVISLASMAVYIAKRFKRKNYHHSLKKYMQKTSSIPLNELYPPLINLWEGDSEKDKDGSAEAKPTQVDTSRSYYMW; from the coding sequence ATGGCTGGGGTGAGCCTGGTAGCAGCTGCTTGCCAACTGGTGCTGGGCTTGCTAGTGACATCCTTCACGGAGTCTTCCGTACAGAATAGTGAGTGTCCACAGCTCTGTGTCTGTGAAATTCGTCCCTGGTTTACCCCGCAGTCCACCTACAGAGAAGCCACCACCGTCGACTGTAATGATCTCCGCCTCACGAGGATTCCTAGCAACCTTTCTAGTGACACACAAGTGCTTCTCTTACAGAGCAATAACATCGCGAAGACGGTAGATGAGCTTCAACAGCTGTTCAACTTGACTGAGCTAGATTTCTCCCAAAACAACTTTACCAATATTAAGGAGGTAGGGCTGGCGAACTTGACTCAGCTCACTACTCTGCATTTGGAGGAAAATCAGATCACAGAGATGACTGATTACTGTCTGCAAGACCTCAGCAACCTCCAGGAACTCTACATCAACCACAACCAGATCAGCACTATCTCTGCTAACGCCTTTTCAGGCTTAAAAAATCTTCTAAGGCTCCACCTGAATTCCAACAAGTTGAAGGTCATTGATAGTCGCTGGTTTGATTCGACACCTAACCTGGAAATTCTGATGATTGGGGAAAACCCTGTGATTGGAATTTTGGATATGAACTTTAAACCCCTCTCAAACTTGAGAAGCTTAGTTTTGGCAGGAATGTATCTCACGGATATCCCCGGAAACGCCTTGGTGGGCCTGGATAGCCTCGAGAGCCTGTCTTTTTATGATAACAAACTGGTCAAAGTCCCTCAACTCGCCCTGCAAAAAGTCCCCAATTTGAAATTCTTAGACCTCAACAAAAATCCCATCCACAAAATCCAAGAAGGGGACTTCAAAAACATGCTCCGGTTAAAAGAACTAGGGATAAACAATATGGGGGAACTTGTTTCCGTGGACCGCTATGCCCTGGATAACCTACCAGAACTCACAAAGCTAGAAGCCACCAATAACCCCAAATTGTCTTACATCCACCGCTTGGCTTTCCGAAGTGTTCCCGCCCTGGAAAGCTTGATGCTGAACAACAATGCCTTGAATGCCGTTTACCAAAAGACGGTAGAGTCCCTTCCTAATCTGCGGGAGATCAGTATCCACAGCAATCCCTTGAGGTGTGACTGTGTCATCCACTGGATTAACTCCAACAAAACCAACATCCGCTTCATGGAGCCTTTATCCATGTTCTGTGCCATGCCCCCCGAATACAGAGGGCAGCAGGTGAAGGAAGTTTTAATCCAGGATTCAAGTGAACAGTGCCTGCCAATGATCTCTCACGACACATTCCCAAATCATTTAAACATGGAGATTGGCACTACAGTTTTTCTAGACTGTCGGGCCATGGCTGAGCCAGAACCTGAAATCTACTGGGTCACTCCCATTGGAAATAAAATAACGGTGGATACCCTTTCGGAAAAGTACAAGCTAAGCAGTGAAGGTACCTTGGAGATAGCTAATATACAGATCGAAGACTCAGGAAGATACACGTGTGTTGCCCAGAATGTCCAAGGGGCAGACACTCGGGTGGCCACCATCAAGGTCAACGGAACCCTTCTGGATGGTACCCAGGTGCTGAAAATCTATGTCAAGCAGACGGAATCTCATTCCATCTTAGTGTCTTGGAAGGTCAACTCCAATGTCatgacatcaaatttaaaatggTCGTCGGCCACCATGAAGATCGACAACCCCCACATCACATACACGGCCAGGGTCCCGGTAGATGTTCATGAATACAACCTGACCCATCTGCAGCCATCTACCGATTATGAAGTATGCCTCACCGTGTCCAACATTCACCAGCAGACTCAAAAGTCATGCGTCAACGTCACAACCAAAACTGCTGCCTTTGCCCTGGACATCTCTGACCAAGAAACCAGCACAGCCCTCGCCGCGGTCATGGGATCCATGTTCGCCGTCATTAGCCTCGCATCCATGGCTGTGTACATCGCCAAGAGATTTAAGAGGAAAAACTACCACCATTCCCTAAAAAAGTATATGCAAAAAACCTCTTCCATCCCCCTGAACGAGCTGTACCCACCACTCATTAACCTCTGGGAAGGTGACAGCGAGAAAGACAAGGACGGTTCGGCAGAGGCCAAGCCAACCCAGGTCGACACATCCAGAAGCTACTACATGTGGTAA